The genomic DNA ACGGGCATCGGGAACCCCCCTCCCAAGATGCTCACCTGAAAACGCTGGGCCATCACCCGTAGAAATTTCTCACTTTCCCGGGCGATCTGCTCTGCCTGAGCCATTTTGGCCGCTTCATCCCCCAGAAAGGAGAAATTTTCTGGCAACCCCACCAACTCAGCTCCTCGACGGACGGCGAGTTCAATTAACTCTTCAGCCTGAGCTAGATTCTTGTGCAGATCAGTCACACTGGTCATCTGCACAGCGGCAGCCAGATAAGATTTCATGGGTATCGGTAGTTAGGGCAATGATTCTGGACTCTATATTTTCACCTGAAAGGGCTACAGATGATCCAGCAGGCCGTTAACTTTTTCGGAGGTCGCAGTCTCTGCCGCCACTGCATTCAACCTCCCACTACCCCTGGCATGGGGTTGCACGGGTGGGATGTCCTCTAATGGAAGTATGTCTTCAACACGATGGTATCGAACTCATCCCCTTTACCCTTAGAACATCCCGACTACCTACAACATCGATTCTGGATGGGACGAGCGTTGGAACTGGCAACCATGGCCGGCAACGAGGGAGAGGTACCCGTGGGAGCGGTGATTCTCAATGCTCAAGGTCAGGTGATCGCAGAATCTGAGAACCGTCGGCAACGGGATCACGATCCCACTGCCCATGCAGAAATTCTCGCCCTGCGAACTGCGGGGCAGGCTCTCGGTCGCTGGCATCTCATTGACTGCACCCTCTATGTCACCTTAGAACCCTGTCCGATGTGTGCGGGTGCCCTGCTGCAAGCCCGTCTGGGCTGCTTGATTTACGGCGTCGATGACCCTAAAACCGGTGCCATTCGGACAGTGCTGAATTTGCCCGATAGTGCCAGCTCCTACCATCGGTTGCGCGTCCTGAGCGGCATTCGGGAGATCGCCTGTCGTCAGCAACTTCAGGATTGGTTTGCCCAACGGCGCTGATGGGAACCCTAAAGTCCCCTCGCCATCTAAGAAATGCAGCAGGGGAGAGACACGGAATCCACCCTGAATTTGAAGGAATTCTTAACCACCCGCCGCAACAATTCCGCGTATGCTCAAAAACATCTCGGATTTTCTGAGAATTCGTAGCTTTTCTTAACAAATTGATTTACAATCATTTACATAAGAGCCCGACGTTAACATGGAAACCAGTTTACAGACGCGACTGATCTGCTTCCTTGAGCAAGAGATGGCAGTTCCTCCCGGTGCGATCGCGATCGCCCTCCGTCAGCAGGAGGTCTTCCCATCACTAATTCCCCTGATTCTTTGGCAGTATGGGCTGATTACCCTGGATCAGTTGGATCGAGTCTTTGACTGGCTGGAGGCCGTTCAAGTTTAAGGGGCGTCGGTCGCTGTCTTTGCATCCCTTCGCCCTAAACGTCAACAATGAAATTGGCTTGAATTTTATCAGGATGTACTATGCCGATTAAAAACTCAACCCACCCCGTCCCGTGCCCGCCAAATCGCCAATATTGTGTTGCTGGTATCGGGCCTATTTCTGGTGGTGAACTTGTTTTTTCCCAATCTATTTGGTTCGCCGACCCCCAGTGTTCCCTATAGCCTGTTCATCCACCAAGTGGATGCGGGGGATGTGACCCGCGTGGCGGTGGGTCAAAATCAGATTCGCTACCAAGTCAAGGGTGAAACAGACAAACCCGGACAAGTGCTGTCAACCACCCCGATTTTTGATCTGGAACTACCCAAGCGTCTTGAAGATAAGGGAGTCGAGTTCGCAGCGATTCCAGTACAAAACAATTGGTTGGGCAGCTTGTTGAGCTGGATAATTCCTCCTCTGATCTTTGTTGCCATCTGGCAATTTTTCAGTAGTCGAGGGGGTGGTAGCCCTCAGGGCGTGCTCTCGATTGGCAAGAGCAAGGCCAAAGTCTATGTCGAGGGAGAATCGGAGCGGGTTACCTTCGCGGATGTCGCGGGGGTAGATGAAGCCAAAACCGAATTGGTGGAAATCGTTGAGTTTCTGAAAAGCCCCGATCGCTTCACCCAACTGGGAGCCAGAATTCCCAAGGGCGTGCTGCTGATCGGGCCTCCCGGTACCGGTAAAACCTTACTGGCAAAAGCCGTAGCCGGAGAAGCTGGGGTGCCGGTTTTTCAGCATCTCTGGTTCCGAATTTGTCGAACTGTTTGTGGGAGTCGGTTCAGCCCGGGTGCGGGATCTGTTTGATCAGGCGAAGAAACAAGCCCCCTGCATTGTCTTTATTGACGAATTGGACGCCATTGGTAAGTCCCGCAGTAGTGGTGGGTTTTATGGGGGCAATGATGAGCGGGAGCAGACTCTCAACCAGTTGTTGACCGAAATGGATGGGTTTGCGGTGGGCGAAGCCACGGTAATTGTGCTGGCAGCAACCAACCGCCCTGAAAGTCTCGATCAAGCTCTCCTGCGTCCGGGACGCTTTGATCGCCAGGTGCTGGTAGATCGTCCGGATTTGTCTGGGCGGGAAACCATCCTCAAAATTCATGCCCAGAAAGTGAAGCTTGGCTCCGATATTGATCTGAAGGCGATCGCCACTCGTACCCCCGGATTTGCCGGAGCCGATCTCGCCAACTTAGTCAATGAAGCCGCCTTACTGGCTGCTCGAAACAATCGGGCTGCCGTGGCGCAAGCGGACTTTGCAGAAGCGATTGAACGAGTGGTTGCGGGTCTGGAGAAGAAAAGTCGTGTGCTCAACGAGAAAGAGAAGAAAATTGTCGCCTATCACGAAGTCGGTCATGCTCTAGTGGGCTACGCCTTGGGCGGAGGCAGTGGTCGAGTCGAAAAGATCTCGATTGTTCCTCGGGGGATGGCCGCTTTGGGTTACACCTTACAACTGCCCACGGAAGACCGTTTCTTGCTAGATGAAGCAGAACTTCGCGGCCAGATTGCGACTCTGCTGGGTGGCCGTTCCGCCGAAGAGATTGTCTTTAATAGCATCACCACGGGGGCTTCCAATGACCTACAACGCGCCACGGATCTTGCAGAACGCATGGTCACCAGCTATGGCATGAGTAAGGTCTTGGGGCCACTAGCCTATCAGCAGGGGCAACAGGCAATGTTCCTGGGTAACCAGGCTCCCAACCCCCGTCGCCTGGTCAGCGAAGAAACGGCAGAAGCGATTGACCGTGAGGTCAAGGACATTGTGGAAACCGCCCATGATCAGGCGTTGGAGATTCTGAAGCAAAACCGCGATCTCTTGGAAGAGATTTCCCTGAAACTCTTGGAGACTGAGGTAGTTGAAGGGGAAGCCCTGCATCAGCTGTTGGGTAAGGCTCAATTACCTACTGCCTTGACGATACCGATGCCCCCCATCCCGGTGGAAGTATAGCAAAGGTTTAAATATCGCTTGTTTGACGACCAGCCTCCCCCCAGCGGGGAGGTTTTGGTTTGTCTAGTTCTGCCCGGACTGCAAACCGCAGTTTGGCTGATCGCGATCGCGGATTCTCCGTCAATTCATCGGCTTGGGGCAAGATCGGTTTTTTGGTCAGCACTTGTAAGTCTGGATGGTTGCGAAAGCTATGCTTCACAATCCGATCTTCCAAACTGTGAAAACTAATCACCCCGATGCGCCCCCCTGGTTTGAGCCAATGGGGTGCCCGTTGCAAGAAGGTTTCCAGGCAGGTTAATTCTCGATTGACGGCAATGCGGAGAGCTTGAAACACCCGCGTTGCAGGATGAATGCGGCCATAGCGATATTTCGAGGGCACCACTTGGGCGATCGCTGCTGCCAGTTCTGTGGTGGTCTGAAAGGGGCGACGCTCGACAATCCGCTGGGCAATCCGGCGCGAGAGCCGTTCCTCCCCATAGGTAAAAAAGATTTCGGCTAGGGCTGGGGCATCCCACGTATTGATCACCACCGCCGCCGTCAATGCTTGTCGTTGATCCATCCGCATATCCAGCGCCGCTTCCTGGCGGAAGCTAAACCCCCGATCTGAAGTATCCAGTTGGGCAGAACTTACCCCCAGATCGGCAATGATGCCATCCCAGGTCTGTCCATCCCCAGGGTAGTCGGCAAAGTTACCCCGCCAAAACTCGAGGCGATCGCCGTAGTCAGCCAGCTTAACCGCCGCCGCTGCGATCGCCAACGCATCCTGATCAATGGCGGTGACCCGGACATCTGGGAATGTCTCTAGTATTCCTCGTGTGTGTCCACCCCCACCGACGGTGGCATCTAAATAGTGACCCCCTGGCTGGATGTTCAGTCCGGCCATCAGTTCCCGACTTAAGACTGAAATATGAACGAACTCGGTCATGACGGTTTGGAGGTAGCGACCAGGGCTTGTTGCACCTTTCGTACCTGCTTAGGAGCCGCCATTGTAGCAAACAGTTGCAGCGCCCGCTCAAAACAGGGCTGACTGGCAACCCCATCCCCTTGGGCTTGATAGGTTAACCCCAGTTGAAAGTGGGCTTCTGCGAGATCGCAGTGGGTTCCAATTGGCTCCAAAATTTCCAGGGCGGCGGTGTGATAGGTGAAAGCGGTGGCAAAATTCCCCTGACGGCGGTACAGCTCTGCCAAGCCACTGAGGGCATTGCCCCTGACCTGGGGATAGTAGTTTTCATCGGCATAGGCGATCGCACGCTGCAACAGCTCATCAGCGATCGCCTGTTGTCCTAGATTCTTATAGGTTAATCCTAGGAAGAGGAAGCGATGACCGGTTCCCAAGATCGGTTGCTGCTGCATCTGGGTCATAAATTGCGCAGCATGGGTCTCAGCTTGCGGAGTATTACCCAAACAGGAGGCCACAAACGCTGTGAACACATCCACCGAAGGATTGTATAAATCCGCTAAACCTGCCTGGATTAATTGCTGTTTGCCGTCGGTTGCTAAGGCGGTAAATACCGCCAAGGCTGCGTCTAGCTCCCACAGCTCCAGTTGGCAGATGCCAATATTGAACAGGTCATGCTGTTGCCAGTTCTTGAGATTCAGGCGTTTTAAGCAGTTGTGATTCTGAGGGGAAGCCTCCTGGAGCAGTTGATGTGCCAGTTTACTGGACTTTTGATGGCAAGCGATCGCCCCGTGGATATTGCCCGAGAGCCGATACAAAACCCCCCAGAATGCTATTGAGTCCACTGAGGTGATAGCCGGATTGTATCTGAGGCAGAATTTGATGAATGGCAACTTGCATCTGTTGGGATAATCCCAGCTTGTAAAACGATCGCCCCAGACGCTCGACCCCCGGCAGTTTGGTGGGTCGCCGCTGTAATATCACCTCGGCTGCCCCTTCATAGTCCTGGACGGCCAGATGGTGATAGTAAGCCTCGAAGGCTTGGAGGGCATCTTCTACGGTGTCAATGACGCTGACACTCTCCGTCCAGAATCTCGCCGCCGCTTGGTGGGCTTTGACCTGATACCCCCCCTGACGTAAGCCGGCGATCGCAGCAATTTGAATCACCGGATGCAGCCAGTAGGTACCTCGGCAATGCTCGATCAGGGAACGATTCCGCAGCGATTCCACCACCCGCCGTTGTCCTGTGGGAGGCAGATCCCATAGAAGTGCTAAGAGTCCGGCAACGGGGACGCTGGGCACCTCTTGAAAGCGATAGCATCCTAGGCGGCACAGCAGGCGATAGGCATCCGGATCTAATTGTTGCAGGCGGCTGAACTGCCCAGACACCAAATCGACCAGATCCGCATGGGTCAGCGGGTCTTGCTGGTAATACTGCCAGTAAGCGCCCATGTCTCCCCCAAAGTCCAGGGTGATGGCGCTGGCAATAATTTCCATTGCCTTTGCATTGCCCCCATAGGCTTTATGGATCATCCCAAGGGTAGACGAGTCAATGTCAATCCCCTGTCGCTCAAATACCTGCTGCCAGGCAGCTGTATCTAATCCAGGAAGCAGGTAATGGGCGACAGTGACGGCGGATTCACACAGGCGATCGCGGCTGGTAATCAGCGTCACTGAGGCAAGGGAGGGATGGGCGAGCATCTGGAGTAATTCCACGTAGCGACGGTGGGCTGAGATCAACTTCCCGTCCGCATCCAGGGATGGTTCCAGGTTATCAATCAAGATGCCAATGGGCTGAGACTGCAACCGTCGCTTTAGCCGATCCAGGGAAATCCCAAACTCCCGTCCCGGCTCCTCGTTGAGTTGGCGCAACCGCTCTTCGACCCAACTCTCTACGGAGGTAATATAGGGGCTTTCCTTGGCGATGGTAAATTCTAAAACCAGGGTAAATGCCTGCTGCAAAAAGCGACGCGCCAAGGTGGTTTTACCAATGCCCCCCTGTCCCTGAATCAGAATGATCTTGGCTCCCCGAGCCACCTGCCTCTGGAGATGGGAGATCGCCCCCGCCCGACCTACAAACTGGCAATCCTGACTTTGGTCCGTCCGAGGGAGTTGACTCCGTTGAGCAGTCATGTGCCGCCGAATCACGGTTTGCAGATTGCCTTTGGTGATCTTTTCCCCCAGCAACTGCGACAACTGCTGCCATAACTGGGCACTGACATCTTTAATATGGCCTTCTGTATAGCCGTTTTGCTGGGCAATTTCTGCATATTTATGCCCTTGCCATACCTCCTGCAACAGTTGGGCTTGAAGATGACTCAAATGACGACCCGTATGATCAACGACCCATCCGTCAACTAGGGTCAGTACCGCTTCTGCATTTAGGTCAGTGTCAGCCATCTAGACTCGACCTCTTTAAAACAAGGGGCAGGTTAGGAGTTAGCTAGGTTAGCCCCCCCAGCCGAATGCCTGCCCCCAGAATTACCAGCAAGACGGCCAGGGTTGTCACCCCCACAATGTGATACGCAAGGGAGTTCAGGGTTTCTTGATACAATCGAGGGATGATGAAAAATCGGGCGTGAATTGCCAGACCCAAGGTGAGCAGCAGCAATCCCAGTTTGATGGCAATGTAGGTCGAAAGAAACCCATCAAATTTCCAGAAATCCTGCAAGCCCGGAAAATAAATCCACGTCAGCCACAGACCGGTGATCCCTTGCAACACGAGGGCGGTTAGTCCCAAGGGCTCGAAGGACTCTTCAAAATTGTGAATCAGAGCGGGATTGCAGCTTTTCAGTGCCTTGGGCAGAACCATTACCGCTAGCACCAGATGTCCGCCAGTCCAGACTGTGGCTCCCAGGGTATGCACAATCACTAGAATTTTAAATAGCACTTGAAATCGGGGTGGGGCAGGGGGCGACAATTTCCTGAATACATCCAGGCTCGGATCTGAGCATAGCGTCTCCATAGATGGCGAGGATATCGACGTTACCCCTAGCTTTGAATTCCAAGGAAATCTATAAAGTTTTATAACGAAGAATTTGTGTCTTCTGCTACTATATCTTTTGAGACAGAGATCCGTAACCTATCTGCAATTTTGGGAAAGCGCAGCTTGGGTTTCCTCTGACTGAAAAGACAACATAATCTAGCTCTTATGTGTGGCCAGCTTGCCTAGGTAAGCTGGCCATTTTTTATTCAGCCCTCCAGGCAACCAAGAGGAACAGGGAAATCAACCCTGTGATACTACTCACATCTGCAACCGCAAACAATCACCTGCGTGCTTCCGGTGCGGTCACTGAGCTGTCCGGCAATTACCAGGATGATGTCAACAGTTCCCCAAGCCCCCCACAAGCCGAGGTTGCCAAGATGTTTATTCTGACTGCTCAGGAAGCTGGAATCAACCACATGACCGACTTAGAACCGCAGCCCTTTTCCTTTCTAGGTCGTCATTTTGTCCTTGGGAAGTCTTTTGCCCCGAGCGATCACTCCTCAGTGGTGCAATCCTGCCGGGAATACCTAGACTTAGGCGTGGTGTGTTTGGTGGTTGAATTGGGCGATCGCTTGAGTCTCTGGTTTGAGCGCCAGGTCTCCCCCTCCAACATTGCTGTGAAGCCCAACCCCGTGGAGATGGCTGTGACATCAACACTACAACCAAGCCTCAAACATCGGGGTGTGGTGGTACAACTGCCGAGTAACTTCCAGCACGATGCCACCCCTGTCGCGACTCCCTCCATGAAGTACCGAGGGGTACACTTCAGATCCACTGAGGCCAAAATATCGACCGTGCAGCCCTCAGCACCAATCCTTGAATCCCGCCGCCAGTATCGGGGTGCAGCTTATTAATTGGTTGGCATCACCCGTTTGAGATCTCATCTGAGTTTAGCCCTGCTGCCCTGCGAGGGAGCTGTTAGAGTCTTAACTGGTAATGGTGCCAGTTTGAGGGGAACTGGCGCTGGCATAGGCTTTGACGGGAATCCGACCTGCCAAGTAGGCCAATCGTCCGGCATCAGTTGCCATGCCCATTGCGGTTGCCATCTTCACTGGATCCTGGGCTTGGGCGATCGCCGTATTGATCAGCAGGGCATCTGCCCCTAATTCCATCCCTTGAGCGGCTTCGCTAGGGGTGCCAATCCCCGCATCGATCACCACAGGAACGCTGGCATTCTCAATAATGATTTGAATGTTAGCCGCATTCCGCAGTCCTTGACCGGAACCAATCGGGGAACCTAGGGGCATGACGGTGGCACAGCCCACCAGTTCTAATCGTTTTGCCAATAGCGGATCAGCGTTGATATAGGGCAGTACCGCAAAACCTTCTTTGACCAGTTGTTCTGCGGCTTCCAGGGTGCCAATGGGGTCGGGCAGCAAGTACTTCGAGTCTGGAATCACTTCCAGCTTGACGAAATTATTGTCTTCTTGACCGAGCAGTTTTGCCATCTCTCGACCCAGGCGAGCAACGCGAATCGCTTCCTCGGCGGTTTGGCAGCCAGCGGTGTTGGGGAGCATCCAAAGTTTCGTCCAGTCCAGCGCCTCTGCTAAGCCTTCGTGTCCTGGAGCGTGGGTTTGGACTCGGCGCACTGCTACCGTAACAATCTCGCAACCGCTGGCGACAATACTCTGGCGCATCTGTTCAAAGTTGCGATATTTACCCGTCCCCGTCATTAAGCGGGATTGAAAGGTACGTCCGGCAATGGTCAGGGTATCGGTCTGGGAGAGGGGTTTGTCCAGGGTTTGCATCGCTTGAGGTTCCTTCGCCAGCCCCAGGGAGGGCATCCAGGTGGTTTATTCTCAGTCTATCGCCCTGGCTTCAATCTGGAGGCGATTCTGGTGAAGCTACAAAATTTAGCCCTAGTTGATGTTTTGGGTGACCCCCAATGTTGTAGAACTGGGACAACGATTAAGCCTTGCGGAGTTCCGAACCGGATTCTAGGGTGTGTGATCAATGAGGATCGCCAGGGGACGCGGTTATTGAGCAAATGGCTTTATCAGAGCTGTTAGCGATCGCGCACTTTTCTCGTCAGTTGATGATTTCATGGTGCGATCGCCTTGATGAGGGGCGATATCGTCCATTTGCTAATTTTAATGTTTCATTAGGTAATAGATTTTAATGTTTCCAACAATGCAGCATCCCTATCGATATGTTTGGGATTTTTGGTATTATTTCGACCCAATAACAAAACTTTTTCATGTATTTTACCTAAATGCTGATGAAATCTTAGTCCCTTCCGAGAAGCATCATCATGCTGCTTGCGTCGGCCATGCTATTACCTCTGACTTTATTCGAATGGAATGGGGGAGTGAGACTAGTTTTGATGTGCTAAAACCCCCTAAAAAGCACTGGGCAAACACCTGTATATGGAGTGGAGATGTCATCAAAATTAAAAATGGATTTTTATTATTCTACACCTCAAGAAATAGAGGACAAGATGATGGAATGACCCAAAATATCGGAGTAGCCTACGCAGCTAACCTATCGCCAGATCATTGGGATCTTTCTTTGATGCGCATTCAACCCGGTCATTGTTACCAACTCAAAAACTCACTGGGAGATTTATCAACCCATGCTTGGCGTGATCCATTTTTATTTCGAGAAAATGCTCAGATTTATATGATTCTTTCAGCCAAATCAACGGATGATCCCATCGGCAGAAATGGAGTTATAGGGTTACTAAGTTTAAATGACAATAACTTTTCAAACGCGAAATGGGACTATCTAGACCCCCTGTTAAGACCCTGCTGTTACTCTGAAATGGAGGTGCCACAGCTATACAAAGATTCTCAAGGAAAGTATGAGCTTGTTTTTTCATCCTGGGCCAAAAATGATTTTTCTGCGGTCACCAGACAGGCTGGGGGCTTACAAGGTTTCACCGGTTCAGATCTGAGGAATTTTAGAGGTGTACCCCATGTCTTAATGCCGGAACAACATGGCCTTTATGCCTGTCGTATCATTCCTGAATTGGATGGAGAGATTGTGGGATTTGATATCCAGCAGGGGGGAATCCGTAGAAGTGGCGTCAAGACAAGATTTCAGCATGTAAATCGTGACTTTTCGGATTTCAGTTTTGAACGCTGAAGCGTGGATATAGCCAGATCTAGGCTTCAATCACGACCCGGAGGTTACCGCGTTTTTTGGCAACGCGGCAGGCGGTAGTACCCGGTCCCTCCTCTGGGGAGTCGGCGGCTCGCACGAATTCCAGATCCAGCAGCGTGGAGTTCACCCGCAAATTCTTCAGGGAGAGATGGTGGATAGAGTCGGGTAAG from Neosynechococcus sphagnicola sy1 includes the following:
- a CDS encoding thiazole synthase; this translates as MQTLDKPLSQTDTLTIAGRTFQSRLMTGTGKYRNFEQMRQSIVASGCEIVTVAVRRVQTHAPGHEGLAEALDWTKLWMLPNTAGCQTAEEAIRVARLGREMAKLLGQEDNNFVKLEVIPDSKYLLPDPIGTLEAAEQLVKEGFAVLPYINADPLLAKRLELVGCATVMPLGSPIGSGQGLRNAANIQIIIENASVPVVIDAGIGTPSEAAQGMELGADALLINTAIAQAQDPVKMATAMGMATDAGRLAYLAGRIPVKAYASASSPQTGTITS
- a CDS encoding CopD family protein; translated protein: MLFKILVIVHTLGATVWTGGHLVLAVMVLPKALKSCNPALIHNFEESFEPLGLTALVLQGITGLWLTWIYFPGLQDFWKFDGFLSTYIAIKLGLLLLTLGLAIHARFFIIPRLYQETLNSLAYHIVGVTTLAVLLVILGAGIRLGGLT
- a CDS encoding beta-fructosidase is translated as MFPTMQHPYRYVWDFWYYFDPITKLFHVFYLNADEILVPSEKHHHAACVGHAITSDFIRMEWGSETSFDVLKPPKKHWANTCIWSGDVIKIKNGFLLFYTSRNRGQDDGMTQNIGVAYAANLSPDHWDLSLMRIQPGHCYQLKNSLGDLSTHAWRDPFLFRENAQIYMILSAKSTDDPIGRNGVIGLLSLNDNNFSNAKWDYLDPLLRPCCYSEMEVPQLYKDSQGKYELVFSSWAKNDFSAVTRQAGGLQGFTGSDLRNFRGVPHVLMPEQHGLYACRIIPELDGEIVGFDIQQGGIRRSGVKTRFQHVNRDFSDFSFER
- a CDS encoding AAA family ATPase, producing MADTDLNAEAVLTLVDGWVVDHTGRHLSHLQAQLLQEVWQGHKYAEIAQQNGYTEGHIKDVSAQLWQQLSQLLGEKITKGNLQTVIRRHMTAQRSQLPRTDQSQDCQFVGRAGAISHLQRQVARGAKIILIQGQGGIGKTTLARRFLQQAFTLVLEFTIAKESPYITSVESWVEERLRQLNEEPGREFGISLDRLKRRLQSQPIGILIDNLEPSLDADGKLISAHRRYVELLQMLAHPSLASVTLITSRDRLCESAVTVAHYLLPGLDTAAWQQVFERQGIDIDSSTLGMIHKAYGGNAKAMEIIASAITLDFGGDMGAYWQYYQQDPLTHADLVDLVSGQFSRLQQLDPDAYRLLCRLGCYRFQEVPSVPVAGLLALLWDLPPTGQRRVVESLRNRSLIEHCRGTYWLHPVIQIAAIAGLRQGGYQVKAHQAAARFWTESVSVIDTVEDALQAFEAYYHHLAVQDYEGAAEVILQRRPTKLPGVERLGRSFYKLGLSQQMQVAIHQILPQIQSGYHLSGLNSILGGFVSALGQYPRGDRLPSKVQ
- a CDS encoding DUF2949 domain-containing protein, giving the protein METSLQTRLICFLEQEMAVPPGAIAIALRQQEVFPSLIPLILWQYGLITLDQLDRVFDWLEAVQV
- the rsmH gene encoding 16S rRNA (cytosine(1402)-N(4))-methyltransferase RsmH; translation: MTEFVHISVLSRELMAGLNIQPGGHYLDATVGGGGHTRGILETFPDVRVTAIDQDALAIAAAAVKLADYGDRLEFWRGNFADYPGDGQTWDGIIADLGVSSAQLDTSDRGFSFRQEAALDMRMDQRQALTAAVVINTWDAPALAEIFFTYGEERLSRRIAQRIVERRPFQTTTELAAAIAQVVPSKYRYGRIHPATRVFQALRIAVNRELTCLETFLQRAPHWLKPGGRIGVISFHSLEDRIVKHSFRNHPDLQVLTKKPILPQADELTENPRSRSAKLRFAVRAELDKPKPPRWGEAGRQTSDI
- a CDS encoding tetratricopeptide repeat protein, which produces MYRLSGNIHGAIACHQKSSKLAHQLLQEASPQNHNCLKRLNLKNWQQHDLFNIGICQLELWELDAALAVFTALATDGKQQLIQAGLADLYNPSVDVFTAFVASCLGNTPQAETHAAQFMTQMQQQPILGTGHRFLFLGLTYKNLGQQAIADELLQRAIAYADENYYPQVRGNALSGLAELYRRQGNFATAFTYHTAALEILEPIGTHCDLAEAHFQLGLTYQAQGDGVASQPCFERALQLFATMAAPKQVRKVQQALVATSKPS
- the tadA gene encoding tRNA adenosine(34) deaminase TadA → MVSNSSPLPLEHPDYLQHRFWMGRALELATMAGNEGEVPVGAVILNAQGQVIAESENRRQRDHDPTAHAEILALRTAGQALGRWHLIDCTLYVTLEPCPMCAGALLQARLGCLIYGVDDPKTGAIRTVLNLPDSASSYHRLRVLSGIREIACRQQLQDWFAQRR